The following proteins come from a genomic window of Streptomyces sp. GS7:
- the lanKC gene encoding class III lanthionine synthetase LanKC — MDKRYENYCMADPVFFEAPGRSGNGASDTDFEVSGRPVPEGWRQHRGDMWLELHPLGEHMLEQGWKVHASGTFDNAERIIETVWEYCVPRRYGFKFLASRHAFLGQNSKYAPRGASGKLVTIYPRDEAELTDVLTGLAALLEGEPGPYILSDARYESGPLYVRYGGFRKREILLESGDVVPAMQRPDGELVPDIRRPVFEVPVWVTPPDILKKSIEARTVPSKDTFPYQILKPLHFSNGGGIYVAQRLSDGLQVVLKEARPHAGLDMEAADAVTRLLRERDTLAKLDGIQGIPRLYEHFTAWDHHFLAIEYFEAERLSSKEAQTYPLLGADVDEEQKATYAQWAMDVCRQVETLLDEIHDRGVVYGDLHPHNILVLEDGRAVLVDFETSSFDADGFQQAMAAPGFAAPREYRGTRVDIYAMAILRLWLFMPLVPILTLDREKIHDLIDAMRENFPVPAEYIEAIRTGLGTSVPRTKAAQAGIGRPTVQVQGEATDWPRLLDSMAAAIKASATPEREDRLFPGDVRQFSQIGETFAFGAAGVLYALRECGYEIPEGADEWLLSAVERSSTNQPGFFDGLHGVAHTLQKIGREKEALHLIEQIDPTLDQLTNPNLFGGLSGIALNLLHFARVKGDSTMSDRAVQLAERVAETVASGRFPQAGGTRSGAELGLVRKSKGPAGLMHGWSGPALLMLRMYEHIGDNSWLDAAFTASHLDLDRCRVSSFNTLNVDEGWRLNPYIETGAAGVAIVGSELLRHRKDGRLLDALEAARNTCAAGFFVQPSLWNGRVGQMVALQYITGPTDSETIQVTRRHLERLSWHQLGLHGDVVFPGFQLMRISMDYATGNAGILLGLKSALSGTASFLPFLRQAHQES; from the coding sequence GTGGACAAGCGCTATGAGAATTACTGCATGGCCGACCCAGTCTTCTTCGAAGCCCCCGGCCGGTCTGGCAACGGCGCAAGCGATACCGATTTCGAGGTGTCCGGCCGCCCAGTTCCCGAAGGATGGCGGCAGCACAGAGGGGACATGTGGCTGGAGCTCCACCCCCTTGGTGAGCACATGCTGGAACAGGGGTGGAAGGTGCACGCCTCGGGCACCTTCGACAACGCCGAACGCATCATTGAAACGGTGTGGGAATACTGCGTCCCCCGCCGCTACGGCTTCAAGTTCCTAGCCAGCCGGCACGCCTTCCTAGGGCAGAACAGTAAGTATGCTCCGCGAGGTGCGAGCGGCAAGCTCGTCACGATCTACCCCCGTGACGAGGCGGAGTTAACCGATGTACTGACTGGTCTCGCAGCCCTCCTGGAGGGCGAGCCCGGCCCGTATATCCTCAGCGATGCGCGCTATGAATCCGGACCGCTCTACGTGCGTTACGGAGGGTTCCGCAAGCGGGAGATCCTGCTGGAGAGCGGTGATGTCGTCCCCGCCATGCAGCGGCCGGACGGCGAGCTCGTACCGGACATACGCAGACCGGTCTTCGAGGTGCCGGTTTGGGTAACGCCGCCAGACATCCTGAAGAAGAGCATCGAGGCACGCACAGTACCTTCGAAGGATACTTTTCCGTACCAGATCCTCAAACCGCTCCACTTCTCCAACGGCGGTGGAATCTATGTGGCTCAGCGCCTCTCCGATGGGCTCCAGGTAGTTCTGAAGGAAGCCCGACCACACGCGGGACTCGACATGGAGGCAGCCGACGCGGTAACCCGGCTCCTTCGTGAGCGGGATACGTTGGCCAAGCTCGATGGGATTCAGGGGATACCGCGGCTCTATGAGCACTTTACTGCTTGGGATCACCACTTCCTGGCCATCGAGTACTTCGAAGCCGAACGGCTGAGTTCAAAGGAAGCCCAGACATATCCGCTGCTCGGCGCTGACGTGGACGAGGAGCAGAAGGCGACCTACGCCCAGTGGGCCATGGATGTATGCCGGCAGGTGGAGACACTCCTCGATGAGATCCACGACCGGGGTGTGGTGTACGGCGACCTGCACCCACACAATATTCTGGTGCTTGAGGATGGTCGGGCAGTGCTCGTCGACTTCGAGACGTCCTCCTTTGATGCTGACGGCTTCCAACAGGCCATGGCCGCACCGGGCTTTGCTGCGCCTCGGGAATACCGCGGCACAAGGGTCGATATCTACGCGATGGCGATCCTGCGCCTTTGGCTCTTCATGCCTCTTGTTCCGATTCTCACGCTGGACCGGGAGAAAATCCACGACCTGATCGACGCAATGCGGGAGAACTTCCCCGTACCGGCGGAGTACATCGAGGCCATCCGCACCGGGTTGGGAACGTCCGTGCCCAGGACGAAGGCAGCACAAGCGGGCATCGGCCGGCCTACGGTGCAGGTCCAGGGCGAGGCCACCGACTGGCCACGACTACTGGACTCCATGGCAGCGGCGATCAAGGCCAGTGCGACGCCTGAACGGGAAGACCGACTCTTCCCCGGCGACGTACGACAATTCTCACAAATAGGAGAGACCTTCGCGTTCGGCGCGGCAGGCGTGCTGTACGCGCTTCGAGAATGCGGATATGAGATCCCCGAGGGGGCGGATGAATGGTTGTTGTCCGCAGTCGAGCGCAGCAGCACCAACCAACCGGGATTCTTCGACGGCCTGCACGGAGTGGCTCACACGCTCCAGAAGATTGGCCGCGAGAAGGAGGCTCTGCACCTGATCGAGCAGATCGACCCCACACTCGACCAGTTGACCAACCCGAATCTGTTCGGCGGGCTCTCCGGTATCGCGCTGAATCTGCTGCACTTCGCCAGGGTTAAGGGCGACAGCACAATGAGTGACCGCGCCGTGCAACTGGCCGAGAGGGTAGCGGAAACGGTCGCCAGCGGTAGGTTTCCGCAGGCCGGTGGCACACGCTCCGGAGCGGAACTCGGCCTGGTCCGCAAGTCGAAGGGGCCGGCTGGCCTCATGCACGGCTGGTCAGGACCCGCCCTACTGATGTTGCGGATGTACGAGCACATCGGCGACAACTCATGGCTGGACGCGGCATTCACGGCGTCCCACCTTGACCTGGACCGCTGCCGGGTTTCGAGCTTCAACACCTTGAACGTGGACGAGGGATGGCGGCTCAATCCGTATATCGAGACCGGCGCCGCAGGAGTCGCCATCGTTGGCTCGGAGCTGTTGCGTCATCGCAAGGACGGTCGGCTGTTGGACGCTCTCGAAGCGGCACGCAACACCTGTGCCGCCGGATTCTTCGTACAGCCTTCCCTCTGGAACGGCCGTGTCGGCCAAATGGTGGCCCTGCAATACATCACAGGCCCCACTGACTCCGAGACGATCCAGGTCACCCGACGCCATCTTGAGCGACTGTCCTGGCATCAGCTCGGACTTCACGGAGACGTCGTCTTCCCCGGCTTCCAGCTGATGCGGATTTCGATGGACTACGCGACTGGAAACGCGGGCATCCTGCTCGGCCTCAAGAGCGCTTTGAGCGGTACCGCGAGTTTCCTCCCATTCCTCCGTCAGGCCCATCAGGAGTCCTGA
- a CDS encoding sensor histidine kinase, with translation MKCKTEFDTPRRAQVLALTIVAAFSVGFLGMVLLDIARASVSTASIIVSEFVVVALGGIQMQVSASALCGRNLHWIPFSLTAQGLLAHLPLLLVGGLWNGVPGFFIGSLLFSMRGRTVWLLAGCVAVFNPLLVYGVTHDARSARDGLVVTSLIGLTLFGAVRLANQIREVHALRMDLAQLAVTQERLRFARDLHDLVGHTLSSASVKAELAHRLLAQDPRAARIEVAELINAVRQAHAEIRTVAQGYRRLSLESELVSARSTLQAAGVTPHFSYHGVSLPQSSGGVLAAVLREAVTNVVRHSAARHCTVRVTRHKGTTRLIVVNDRPHSARAGDPSESSGLRNLSERVALLGGTLLVSRPTTARGEEFRLEARLPTNLPPTDLAAAGGVASTQRCLLPWRTSDPSRVQGNPNGVDAISGT, from the coding sequence GTGAAGTGCAAAACTGAGTTCGACACGCCAAGACGAGCGCAGGTACTGGCGCTGACTATCGTTGCGGCCTTTTCTGTGGGGTTCCTTGGAATGGTTCTCTTGGATATCGCCAGAGCCTCCGTGAGTACCGCATCCATCATTGTCAGTGAATTCGTGGTCGTCGCGCTCGGCGGAATACAGATGCAAGTCAGTGCCTCTGCCCTGTGCGGTCGTAATCTACACTGGATCCCCTTTAGCCTGACGGCGCAGGGTCTGCTGGCGCATCTCCCCCTTCTCCTTGTCGGAGGTCTGTGGAACGGCGTACCGGGCTTTTTCATCGGCTCCCTGCTTTTCAGCATGCGCGGCCGGACGGTTTGGCTTCTGGCCGGCTGTGTGGCCGTCTTCAACCCACTACTGGTGTACGGCGTCACCCACGACGCACGTTCTGCCCGGGACGGGCTGGTGGTCACTTCGTTGATTGGATTGACACTGTTTGGCGCGGTGCGTTTGGCCAATCAGATCCGTGAGGTGCACGCCTTGCGTATGGATCTGGCTCAGTTAGCCGTCACCCAGGAGCGGTTACGGTTCGCACGCGACCTCCACGATCTGGTGGGCCATACGCTTTCCAGCGCCTCCGTCAAGGCCGAGCTGGCCCACCGGCTGCTCGCGCAGGACCCACGGGCCGCCCGTATTGAGGTCGCCGAGCTCATTAATGCCGTCCGACAGGCACACGCTGAAATACGTACGGTCGCCCAGGGATACCGCCGTCTCTCCTTGGAGTCGGAACTGGTCTCGGCCCGATCAACGCTCCAGGCTGCAGGCGTAACGCCCCACTTTTCGTATCACGGTGTCTCACTGCCGCAGAGCTCCGGTGGCGTTCTGGCAGCAGTTCTCAGGGAGGCCGTGACCAACGTCGTGCGTCATAGTGCGGCTCGTCACTGCACAGTACGGGTCACTCGGCACAAGGGCACTACCCGGCTCATCGTCGTCAACGACCGCCCGCACTCCGCGCGGGCCGGGGATCCCTCCGAATCAAGCGGGCTGCGGAACCTCTCCGAGCGTGTCGCCCTCCTAGGGGGGACCCTACTTGTCTCACGCCCAACAACTGCCCGGGGAGAAGAGTTCCGGCTGGAGGCCCGCCTACCAACTAACCTCCCGCCTACGGACCTAGCCGCTGCTGGTGGCGTTGCTTCGACCCAACGGTGCCTGCTCCCCTGGAGGACATCAGATCCATCCCGCGTGCAGGGCAATCCGAATGGCGTCGACGCGATTTCTGGCACCTGA
- a CDS encoding response regulator transcription factor gives MRVLLAEDMQLLRGALANLLRQEPDIEVVAELERGDEIVPTALHTEPDLALIDIGLPGMDGLTAAAQLHERLPACRCLIVTSLSQPGNIRRALEAHVTGFLLKDTPPDQLIVAMRKVANGERVIDSELAAAALESAPNPLTPREAEVLRHAAEGARPQEIAKRLHLELSTVRNHLSRVVTKSGARNRVDAIRIALHAGWI, from the coding sequence ATGCGGGTGCTCTTAGCCGAAGACATGCAGCTCCTGCGAGGCGCGCTGGCCAACCTGCTGCGGCAGGAACCGGATATCGAGGTCGTTGCTGAGTTGGAGCGTGGGGACGAGATTGTGCCGACAGCACTGCATACCGAACCCGATCTCGCATTGATAGACATCGGCCTACCGGGCATGGACGGACTCACTGCTGCTGCCCAGTTGCACGAACGCCTCCCGGCATGCCGATGTCTCATCGTCACGAGCCTGAGCCAGCCCGGGAACATCCGACGTGCCCTGGAGGCGCACGTAACGGGGTTCCTGTTGAAGGACACGCCCCCGGACCAACTCATTGTGGCGATGCGGAAGGTCGCGAATGGTGAACGGGTCATCGATTCGGAGTTGGCGGCAGCAGCGTTGGAGAGTGCTCCGAACCCCCTCACCCCGCGGGAGGCCGAGGTGCTACGACATGCGGCTGAAGGTGCGCGACCCCAAGAAATTGCGAAACGGCTCCACCTGGAGCTGAGCACCGTGCGGAACCATCTGTCGCGGGTCGTCACCAAGTCAGGTGCCAGAAATCGCGTCGACGCCATTCGGATTGCCCTGCACGCGGGATGGATCTGA
- a CDS encoding GNAT family N-acetyltransferase: MSGASRMAGVSLTEYLVTDRARWLWQFQLDQMAADPGHARWMVRQAVVGDKGLVVGHAGFHGPPDEVGMVEIGYSVAPGFRRQGYARSTLIELLRRTAAETAVTTVRATISPNNVASLATISGFGFVEVGEQWDEEDGLELVFEVPARRIPPAWWEGSRQNTEL, encoded by the coding sequence ATGTCCGGAGCCAGCAGGATGGCCGGGGTTTCGCTGACCGAGTACTTGGTGACCGACAGAGCACGGTGGTTGTGGCAGTTCCAGCTCGACCAGATGGCCGCCGATCCCGGCCATGCGCGGTGGATGGTGCGGCAAGCGGTCGTCGGCGACAAGGGTCTCGTCGTCGGGCATGCCGGGTTCCACGGACCGCCAGATGAGGTCGGCATGGTCGAGATCGGCTACTCCGTCGCTCCCGGCTTCCGTCGCCAGGGATACGCCCGATCCACACTGATCGAGTTGCTTCGCCGGACAGCAGCCGAAACCGCAGTCACGACCGTCCGGGCGACGATCAGCCCCAACAACGTGGCATCCCTGGCCACGATCTCGGGCTTCGGCTTCGTTGAGGTTGGAGAGCAGTGGGACGAAGAGGACGGTCTCGAACTCGTCTTTGAGGTCCCTGCCCGCCGGATTCCACCCGCTTGGTGGGAAGGTTCACGGCAGAACACTGAGTTGTGA
- a CDS encoding serine/threonine-protein kinase has translation MTGTPERIGRYTVAKELGSGGMGEVYLAYTPGGDPVAVKLIRSDKLDELTRARFEKEALIARTVIGTNRVARFLDADPFADRPWLAMEYVAGRTLLAYVDEDGILPLPLVASLGALLAEGLSAVHAAELLHRDLKPQNIIMGKDGPMIIDFGLGAFMDAAKESLSHSGMIIGTVRCMPPEQASGHPKVTPAADVYALGTVLLYAAARHYPYDGAVWEAVAMQVANPAIGPDLSGVPEGLRPLIASMLAHAPEDRPMLGAVARECATLVKSAGMTPADARLALIARTTAGGTPDAAKDPLSPSFEKLLEDQAKISESAGPDSPLDGPREGAQADEPDEPETGEAEQAAQGEPDAAAVASQSAPAETRRASRSAGGRPPASKRVADELREQYAVDAVL, from the coding sequence ATGACGGGGACGCCCGAGCGGATCGGCCGATACACCGTGGCCAAGGAGCTGGGCTCGGGCGGTATGGGGGAGGTGTACCTCGCCTACACCCCTGGCGGCGACCCGGTGGCGGTGAAACTGATCCGCAGCGACAAGCTCGATGAGCTCACGCGGGCGCGGTTCGAGAAGGAAGCGCTGATAGCGCGCACCGTGATTGGCACCAACAGGGTGGCGCGCTTCCTCGATGCTGACCCCTTCGCCGACAGGCCGTGGCTGGCCATGGAGTACGTAGCGGGACGCACGCTGCTGGCCTACGTGGACGAGGACGGCATCCTGCCCCTGCCGTTGGTCGCTAGCCTCGGCGCGCTGCTCGCCGAAGGGCTGAGCGCGGTACACGCCGCAGAGCTGCTGCACCGGGATCTCAAGCCGCAGAACATCATCATGGGCAAGGACGGACCCATGATCATCGATTTCGGGCTCGGCGCGTTCATGGACGCTGCGAAGGAGTCCCTGTCACACAGCGGCATGATCATCGGAACGGTGCGGTGCATGCCCCCTGAGCAGGCGAGCGGGCACCCGAAGGTGACGCCCGCCGCGGACGTGTACGCGCTGGGCACCGTCCTTCTGTACGCGGCGGCTCGCCATTACCCGTACGACGGCGCAGTGTGGGAGGCGGTCGCCATGCAGGTGGCCAACCCCGCCATCGGCCCGGACCTGAGCGGCGTGCCGGAGGGGCTCCGGCCGCTGATCGCGTCGATGCTCGCCCATGCCCCTGAGGACCGGCCGATGCTCGGTGCTGTCGCACGCGAGTGCGCAACGCTGGTGAAGTCCGCCGGAATGACGCCGGCCGACGCGCGGCTCGCGCTGATCGCGAGGACAACCGCCGGTGGTACCCCGGATGCGGCGAAGGATCCGCTGTCGCCGTCGTTCGAGAAGCTTCTTGAAGATCAGGCCAAGATCTCGGAGAGTGCAGGCCCGGACTCTCCGCTCGACGGCCCGCGGGAAGGTGCTCAGGCCGACGAGCCTGACGAGCCGGAGACGGGGGAAGCAGAGCAGGCGGCTCAGGGCGAACCGGATGCCGCCGCTGTGGCGAGTCAGAGCGCGCCCGCGGAAACGAGGCGCGCGTCCCGGTCCGCCGGCGGTCGGCCGCCGGCGTCGAAGCGGGTGGCGGACGAGCTGCGGGAGCAGTACGCGGTCGATGCCGTGCTGTGA
- a CDS encoding SNF2-related protein: MSGQSEAVPGARGPEEGLSQEAGEQQVLSGGYAPGAQVLIREDLWLVRKCTLTQRDGWMIEVTGVSPFVRGMDAVFYDRLDVVQRLDPRETELVPDDSPNHRRSRLFLEAVMRKTSLPQTEHRLALADNFLMDQQVHQLRPAELALSMKNAQPRILIADVVGLGKTLEIGVLLAELIRRGRGERILVVTPQHVLEQFQRELWTRFGIPLVRLDSTGIQRVQRDIPAGRNPFAYFKRVIISVDTLKSDVYAHHLEHTEWDAVVIDESHNLVNRGTKNNELARLLARKTDALVLASATPHNGDASSFAELVRMLDEAAIANPSKYEVDDLRHLYIRRTKTSPEVRESLKETQWADRGPSRPIHVPASAKELAVFKELATRWIPSAPDAPSASRHQLVPYRLLKSFLSSHKALLETVKTRIGNIDNPPPEKSSNGKRRTRPEDPAVREAARAAERAALVDLQHLTEQIEDGDSAKLQALVEELRAMGVGPGSETRVVVFSESIPTLRWLAETVPAALGFAHTTSTDQKKPWLGFGGAVLVMHREATTDQEQQDIVEKFGLYDDPVRILFTSDVASEGVNLHQQCHHLVHYDLPWSLICIEQRNGRIDRYGQKHKPEFRALVLTSDIPWRTDENTGEPRPLDDRLVGEKLLRREEQAHRIEGSAEAVTGLYRAKEEENRLTQDLIAGRTVEESIKQSQQGAAAFLTGILGQVGAVHEHPEVARAEVPKLFASTADYFEVALRQVCRPNPEDMLSLRRDKDGTIAFEPPADLLYRLKALPKSYLNEQQILPSKDEPARMRVTFSKQLAVKRLNAARETTESQWPNVSYVTDVHPVLDWLTDKVLVEIGRHKAPVLAAAVTTPTYLVQGIYSNALGKPTVVEWMAVFGLPDNPDVEPLTPELLERYGISPDMPGRATPRDLPGLSALVPAAIDAAERHLAMREAVYRKQIEATLKPHRDRVAEWRQEALFASARPNEAELDRTAKRRLKLVKSLQTAGEPMLRLLAVLEPTATTSAATAVEGGTQQ, translated from the coding sequence ATGAGCGGTCAAAGTGAGGCGGTGCCGGGCGCCCGAGGGCCGGAGGAGGGCCTGTCGCAGGAGGCAGGGGAGCAGCAGGTGCTGTCGGGCGGGTACGCGCCGGGCGCGCAGGTGCTGATCCGTGAGGATCTGTGGCTGGTACGCAAGTGCACGCTTACGCAGCGCGACGGGTGGATGATTGAGGTCACGGGCGTTTCGCCGTTCGTGCGCGGCATGGATGCCGTGTTCTACGATCGCCTTGACGTCGTGCAGCGACTGGATCCGCGCGAGACCGAGCTGGTGCCGGACGACTCGCCGAACCACCGCCGGTCCCGGCTCTTCCTCGAAGCAGTCATGCGCAAGACGTCCCTGCCGCAGACCGAGCACCGGCTGGCGCTGGCGGACAACTTCCTCATGGACCAGCAGGTTCACCAGCTGCGGCCGGCGGAGCTGGCCCTGTCGATGAAGAACGCGCAGCCCCGGATCCTGATCGCGGACGTGGTGGGCCTGGGCAAGACCCTGGAGATCGGGGTCCTGCTGGCGGAGCTGATCCGGCGTGGGCGCGGTGAGCGGATCCTGGTGGTGACGCCGCAGCACGTCCTGGAGCAGTTCCAGCGGGAGCTGTGGACCAGATTCGGGATCCCCCTGGTGCGCCTGGACTCGACCGGTATCCAGCGGGTGCAGCGGGACATCCCCGCTGGCCGCAATCCGTTCGCTTACTTCAAGCGCGTGATCATCTCGGTGGACACGTTGAAGAGCGACGTGTACGCGCACCATCTGGAGCACACGGAGTGGGACGCCGTCGTCATCGACGAGTCCCACAACCTGGTCAACCGCGGTACGAAGAACAATGAGCTGGCCCGTCTGCTGGCCCGTAAGACGGACGCGCTGGTGCTGGCCTCGGCCACCCCGCACAACGGCGACGCCTCGTCGTTCGCTGAGCTGGTCAGGATGCTGGACGAGGCGGCGATTGCGAACCCGTCGAAGTACGAGGTCGACGATCTCAGGCACCTCTACATCCGGCGTACGAAGACCTCCCCGGAGGTCCGGGAGTCGCTCAAGGAGACCCAGTGGGCCGACCGGGGCCCTTCCCGGCCCATCCACGTGCCTGCGTCTGCCAAGGAACTCGCGGTCTTCAAGGAGTTGGCCACCCGCTGGATCCCCTCTGCCCCGGACGCACCGTCGGCGAGCCGCCATCAGCTCGTCCCGTACCGGCTGCTGAAGTCGTTCCTGTCCTCCCACAAGGCCCTGCTGGAGACGGTCAAGACCCGGATCGGGAACATCGACAACCCACCGCCCGAGAAGTCCAGCAACGGCAAGCGGCGGACGCGGCCCGAGGACCCGGCCGTACGCGAAGCAGCCCGGGCGGCGGAGAGGGCCGCCCTGGTCGACCTGCAGCACCTCACGGAGCAGATCGAGGACGGCGACTCGGCGAAGCTACAAGCCCTGGTCGAGGAACTGCGCGCCATGGGAGTCGGCCCTGGCTCCGAGACCAGGGTCGTGGTGTTCTCCGAGAGCATCCCCACCCTGCGGTGGCTGGCCGAGACCGTGCCGGCCGCCCTCGGCTTCGCCCACACCACCAGCACGGACCAGAAGAAGCCCTGGCTGGGCTTCGGCGGCGCCGTTCTGGTCATGCACCGTGAGGCGACCACGGACCAGGAACAGCAGGACATCGTCGAGAAGTTCGGGCTGTACGACGACCCGGTGCGCATCCTGTTCACCAGCGACGTCGCCTCCGAGGGCGTCAACCTGCACCAGCAGTGCCACCACCTGGTCCACTACGACCTGCCATGGTCCCTGATCTGCATCGAGCAGCGCAACGGCCGCATCGACCGTTACGGACAGAAACACAAGCCCGAGTTCCGCGCGCTGGTCCTCACCAGTGACATTCCCTGGCGTACGGACGAGAACACAGGTGAGCCGCGCCCCCTGGACGACCGCCTGGTGGGCGAGAAGCTGCTCCGACGCGAGGAACAGGCCCACCGGATCGAAGGATCAGCCGAGGCTGTCACCGGCTTGTACAGGGCCAAGGAGGAGGAGAACCGCCTCACCCAGGACTTGATCGCGGGCCGCACCGTCGAGGAGTCCATCAAACAGTCCCAGCAGGGCGCAGCCGCCTTCCTCACCGGCATCCTCGGCCAGGTGGGCGCCGTGCACGAGCACCCCGAGGTAGCTCGCGCCGAGGTGCCCAAGCTCTTCGCGTCCACGGCCGACTACTTCGAGGTGGCACTGCGGCAGGTCTGCCGCCCCAACCCCGAGGACATGCTCTCCCTGCGCCGCGACAAGGACGGCACCATCGCCTTCGAACCCCCGGCGGACCTGCTGTACCGGCTCAAGGCTCTGCCCAAGTCGTACCTGAATGAGCAGCAGATCCTGCCTAGCAAGGACGAGCCCGCCCGGATGCGCGTCACCTTCTCCAAACAGCTCGCGGTCAAGCGCCTGAACGCGGCCCGCGAGACCACCGAGTCCCAGTGGCCGAACGTCTCCTACGTCACCGACGTCCACCCTGTGCTGGACTGGCTCACCGACAAGGTGCTGGTCGAGATCGGCCGGCACAAGGCGCCCGTACTCGCCGCCGCCGTCACCACCCCGACGTACCTGGTCCAGGGCATCTACTCCAACGCCCTGGGCAAGCCCACCGTCGTGGAATGGATGGCCGTCTTCGGCCTGCCCGACAACCCGGACGTCGAGCCGCTCACCCCCGAACTGCTAGAACGCTACGGCATCAGCCCCGATATGCCCGGCCGCGCCACCCCCCGCGACCTGCCCGGCCTCAGTGCGCTCGTACCTGCGGCGATCGATGCCGCCGAACGGCACCTCGCCATGCGGGAAGCCGTGTACCGCAAGCAGATCGAGGCGACCCTCAAACCGCACCGCGACCGAGTGGCCGAATGGCGGCAGGAGGCACTCTTCGCCAGCGCCCGCCCGAACGAGGCCGAACTCGACCGGACCGCCAAGCGGCGGCTGAAACTGGTCAAGTCCCTTCAGACGGCGGGCGAACCGATGCTGCGCCTGCTGGCCGTCCTTGAACCCACCGCGACCACCTCCGCCGCCACCGCCGTTGAAGGAGGCACGCAGCAGTGA